A window from Cryptomeria japonica chromosome 1, Sugi_1.0, whole genome shotgun sequence encodes these proteins:
- the LOC131063049 gene encoding uncharacterized protein LOC131063049 isoform X2, whose translation MDMTPFKLDIDELVAEFTEIEATNLAQMKIIWRNRKFSFIHEARPTDKDSAFFMQTLYDRAISHMVSGGSLSKRLAGLYTLYCLYETQLFEQPFKIYLSLQDLEKLNVLVIDAKQNGVGVAIATVKMMLTKNMFLFGFVEVDEEFVFKTVNAMAKQQHAHLQVASKKLLSNLPIQNHVHMNLGMDLRLDELKKLASEYSQAKESVIQETSAMQGVDELLDVAKENGAKVGDDLERIAEIWNQQRQSFYVENRLDETHTNKGADDFVQELDELLSED comes from the exons ATGGATATGACTCCTTTTAAGTTGGATATTGACGAGCTTGTAGCTGAATTTACAGAG ATTGAAGCAACAAATCTTGCACAAATGAAAATTATTTGGCGCAACAGAAAATTTTCCTTCATCCATGAGGCTAGGCCCACTGATAAGGATTCAGCATTCTTCATGCAGACATTATATGACCGTGCAATTA GTCATATGGTTTCTGGAGGATCACTTTCAAAGAGACTAGCAGGATTATACACCTTATATTGTCTCTATGAAACACAACTGTTTGAACAACCATTCAAAATTTATTTATCTCTAC AGGACCTGGAGAAGCTAAATGTACTTGTGATTGATGCAAAGCAGAATGGAGTTGGAGTTGCTATTGCCACAGTAAAGATGATGctgaccaaaaacatgtttcttttTGGTTTTGTTGAAGTTGATGAGGAATTTGTTTTTAAAACAGTTAATGCTATGGCAAAACAGCAACACGCACATCTCCAAGTTGCCTCCAAGAA GCTGTTATCAAATCTTCCAATACAAAATCATGTTCACATGAATCTT GGGATGGATCTAAGACTTGATGAACTTAAGAAACTTGCTTCCGAGTACTCACAGGCGAAAGAATCAGTTATTCAAG AGACTAGTGCCATGCAAGGTGTAGATGAACTATTAGAtgttgcaaaagaaaatggagcaAAAGTTGGGGACGATCTAGAGAGGATTGCTGAAATTTGGAATCAACAACGACAGTCATTTTATGTAGAAAATAGGCTAGATGAAACACATACGAACAAAGGTGCTGATGATTTTGTTCAAGAATTAGATGAGCTCTTGTCGGAAGATTAA
- the LOC131063049 gene encoding uncharacterized protein LOC131063049 isoform X1: MLRLSQVDQPLRGFELWDKISRQLITLAMDMTPFKLDIDELVAEFTEIEATNLAQMKIIWRNRKFSFIHEARPTDKDSAFFMQTLYDRAISHMVSGGSLSKRLAGLYTLYCLYETQLFEQPFKIYLSLQDLEKLNVLVIDAKQNGVGVAIATVKMMLTKNMFLFGFVEVDEEFVFKTVNAMAKQQHAHLQVASKKLLSNLPIQNHVHMNLGMDLRLDELKKLASEYSQAKESVIQETSAMQGVDELLDVAKENGAKVGDDLERIAEIWNQQRQSFYVENRLDETHTNKGADDFVQELDELLSED; the protein is encoded by the exons ATAAGCAGACAACTCATCACTTTGGCCATGGATATGACTCCTTTTAAGTTGGATATTGACGAGCTTGTAGCTGAATTTACAGAG ATTGAAGCAACAAATCTTGCACAAATGAAAATTATTTGGCGCAACAGAAAATTTTCCTTCATCCATGAGGCTAGGCCCACTGATAAGGATTCAGCATTCTTCATGCAGACATTATATGACCGTGCAATTA GTCATATGGTTTCTGGAGGATCACTTTCAAAGAGACTAGCAGGATTATACACCTTATATTGTCTCTATGAAACACAACTGTTTGAACAACCATTCAAAATTTATTTATCTCTAC AGGACCTGGAGAAGCTAAATGTACTTGTGATTGATGCAAAGCAGAATGGAGTTGGAGTTGCTATTGCCACAGTAAAGATGATGctgaccaaaaacatgtttcttttTGGTTTTGTTGAAGTTGATGAGGAATTTGTTTTTAAAACAGTTAATGCTATGGCAAAACAGCAACACGCACATCTCCAAGTTGCCTCCAAGAA GCTGTTATCAAATCTTCCAATACAAAATCATGTTCACATGAATCTT GGGATGGATCTAAGACTTGATGAACTTAAGAAACTTGCTTCCGAGTACTCACAGGCGAAAGAATCAGTTATTCAAG AGACTAGTGCCATGCAAGGTGTAGATGAACTATTAGAtgttgcaaaagaaaatggagcaAAAGTTGGGGACGATCTAGAGAGGATTGCTGAAATTTGGAATCAACAACGACAGTCATTTTATGTAGAAAATAGGCTAGATGAAACACATACGAACAAAGGTGCTGATGATTTTGTTCAAGAATTAGATGAGCTCTTGTCGGAAGATTAA